In the genome of Ignavibacteriales bacterium, one region contains:
- a CDS encoding matrixin family metalloprotease — protein MIYKLKNISVVFLFLLAVSGMSIAQVSRNTKADANNGTVVKDEKQARNSRYGDSKKESKLDNKSSDRNHWDRYNKNESSGKNYFRVDKSKNSLWDGKHWNEYDFPLKVYVKSTSSKYFKKKYGEFIKYAFNHWMKADSRIKFVETSSSSNADISIRFIHNLMEKYDENYLGLTEYETNDRKEIKFADIQISLLKFNNKPVTEGEIKNTIIHELGHALGLGHSNNEEDIMFSVINPDSNSEMKFNDLSAGDKLAIRDVINLGFKNKLVKR, from the coding sequence ATGATTTACAAACTCAAAAATATTTCAGTCGTATTTCTGTTTCTGCTTGCTGTTTCGGGAATGAGCATTGCGCAGGTTTCAAGAAATACAAAAGCTGATGCAAATAACGGCACAGTTGTTAAGGATGAAAAACAGGCGCGGAATAGTCGTTACGGTGACAGCAAAAAAGAATCAAAGTTAGATAATAAAAGTTCCGACAGAAATCATTGGGATAGATATAACAAAAATGAATCTTCCGGAAAAAATTATTTCCGGGTAGACAAATCAAAAAATTCTTTGTGGGATGGAAAGCACTGGAATGAATATGATTTCCCACTTAAGGTGTATGTTAAATCCACATCATCAAAATATTTTAAAAAGAAATACGGAGAGTTTATAAAATATGCTTTCAATCACTGGATGAAGGCAGACAGCAGAATTAAATTTGTTGAAACATCCTCATCTTCAAACGCAGATATATCGATAAGATTCATTCATAATCTTATGGAAAAATATGATGAAAATTATCTCGGGCTGACTGAATATGAAACAAATGACAGGAAAGAAATTAAGTTCGCTGATATTCAGATTAGTTTACTCAAGTTTAACAACAAACCGGTAACCGAAGGTGAAATAAAAAACACAATCATTCATGAGCTCGGTCACGCACTTGGTTTAGGTCATAGTAATAACGAAGAAGACATAATGTTTTCAGTTATTAATCCCGACTCCAACTCCGAAATGAAATTTAATGATCTCTCGGCTGGCGATAAACTCGCAATCCGTGATGTTATTAATCTTGGATTCAAAAATAAACTGGTAAAACGCTGA
- a CDS encoding OsmC family peroxiredoxin, translating into MPVRSASAEWRGDLKGGKGNLTTDSKVLNNNEYNFISRFDSGTVTNPEELLGASHAGCFTMALANALSNDGFKVNLISTVDKVHLEKGDAGFGISKIEISTEGNVEGIDAAKFNEYAEKTKTACIISRALSSVPMTLNAKLK; encoded by the coding sequence ATGCCTGTCAGGAGTGCATCCGCAGAATGGCGCGGAGATTTAAAGGGCGGTAAAGGGAACCTAACAACCGACAGCAAAGTGCTGAACAATAATGAGTATAATTTTATATCAAGATTTGATTCGGGAACTGTTACAAATCCCGAAGAATTACTTGGTGCATCACACGCCGGTTGTTTTACAATGGCGCTTGCCAATGCTTTATCAAATGACGGATTCAAAGTGAATTTAATTTCAACAGTAGATAAAGTCCATCTTGAAAAAGGAGATGCCGGATTCGGAATTTCAAAAATTGAGATAAGCACAGAAGGCAACGTTGAAGGAATTGATGCTGCAAAGTTTAATGAGTACGCAGAAAAAACAAAAACAGCCTGTATAATTTCGCGGGCACTTTCAAGTGTTCCGATGACCCTTAACGCCAAATTAAAATAA
- a CDS encoding N-acetyltransferase: MMNPKIIHDAQNHKFYCTIEGKESYLRYFMKDATTIDLRSTYVPHDLRGKGIAGSIAETALNFALENNLTVIPTCSYVHYYMQKNDKYKELITRA, encoded by the coding sequence ATGATGAATCCGAAAATAATTCACGATGCACAAAATCATAAGTTTTATTGCACTATCGAAGGGAAAGAATCTTACCTGCGTTATTTCATGAAAGATGCTACCACTATAGATTTACGTTCGACATACGTGCCTCACGATTTACGCGGGAAAGGGATTGCGGGATCAATCGCAGAAACTGCATTGAATTTCGCGCTCGAAAATAATCTCACGGTTATTCCCACCTGTTCATATGTTCATTATTACATGCAAAAAAATGATAAGTACAAAGAATTGATTACAAGGGCATGA